The Medicago truncatula cultivar Jemalong A17 chromosome 4, MtrunA17r5.0-ANR, whole genome shotgun sequence genome includes a region encoding these proteins:
- the LOC11405343 gene encoding uncharacterized protein, with product MSNRKRATTIKTEEVLNVERERRNKLKQMFTHLTTTVPTLHPNATQEVIVNETIQYIKELEEKKKILEEMKESKSKKHVERGFNLLVPCRNRNPNCSVTVTGSSNVAFFGIESVAKPGLITVILKVFLKNEAEVLAANVSVNDGNLILAITALVQNGAVIEKIKREIMSL from the exons ATGAGTAACAGAAAACGTGCCACTACTATTAAAACCGAAGAGGTTCTAAATGTTGAACGTGAAAGAAGGAACAAATTGAAGCAAATGTTCACTCACCTCACTACCACTGTCCCTACTCTCCACCCCAAT gctACACAGGAAGTGATTGTGAACGAAACAATCCAGTACATTAAGGAACTTgaggaaaagaagaaaattttgGAGGAGATGAAggaatcaaaatcaaagaaacaTGTTGAAAGGGGTTTTAATTTGTTGGTTCCCTGTCGTAATAGGAATCCCAATTGCTCTGTTACGGTTACTGGTTCAAGCAATGTGGCTTTCTTTGGGATTGAATCTGTGGCTAAACCTGGGTTGATTACTGTTATTTTGAAGGTGTTCTTGAAGAATGAAGCTGAGGTTTTAGCTGCTAATGTTTCTGTTAATGATGGGAATTTGATCTTGGCAATCACTGCTTTGGTTCAAAATGGTGCTGTTATTGAGAAGATTAAGAGAGAGATTATGAGTTTGTAG
- the LOC11405344 gene encoding cilia- and flagella-associated protein 251 produces the protein MGCGKSKPLDVASANTVLKSKSKKSIVDDSKVGLNNGTETVQTKTADNNNVDNEISKPEQKRHENVKMVVEEPNVVVVPNEITNFKQENALEKNLEGEGDVSQNKTQEIIVAEEKNDSLENKNQPEPAEEAKIVTENQKEEGTLVKEVKEEEKQEEALVKEEEETKDTNQEETLIKEEEKEEIKDTKEEDNVAKEEVKAQEEETEETAQEVETKEVPKEEGTKEMAQQAETKVTTQEEETKVMAQEEETKEVSKEEETKEPVHEEEIKETAKEEETKEAVQEEIVAKEEETNVTKVSTSEGDEQNDIKSEQQGQ, from the exons atgggTTGTGGGAAATCCAAACCGCTCGATGTTGCTTCTGCAAACACCGTTCTCAAGAGCAAGAGCAAGAAATCTATCGTTGATGATTCTAAGGTTGGCCTTAATAATGGGACAGAAACTGTTCAAACCAAAACCGCGGACAACAACAATGTTGATAATGAAATTTCAAAACCGGAACAAAAGCGCcatgaaaatgttaaaatggtTGTTGAGGAGCCCAATGTCGTTGTTGTTCCTAATGAGATAACGAATTTTAAGCAAGAGAATGCATTGGAGAAGAACCTGGAAGGTGAAGGTGATGTTTCTCAGAATAAGACACAAGAAATCATTGTTGCAGAGGAGAAAAATGATtcattggaaaataaaaatcaacctGAACCTGCAGAAGAAGCAAAAATAGTAACGGAAAATCAAAAAG AGGAAGGGACTTTGGTCAAGGAagttaaagaagaagaaaaacaagaagaGGCTTTGgttaaggaagaagaagaaactaaaGACACAAACCAGGAAGAAACTCTTatcaaggaagaagaaaaagaagaaatcaaAGACACAAAGGAGGAAGATAATGTGGCCAAGGAAGAAGTAAAGGCTCAGGAAGAAGAAACCGAAGAAACGGCTCAGGAAGTAGAAACAAAAGAGGTGCCTAAGGAAGAAGGAACCAAGGAAATGGCTCAGCAAGCAGAAACCAAAGTAACGACTCAGGAAGAAGAAACCAAAGTAATGGCtcaggaagaagaaacaaaagaggTGTCTAAGGAAGAAGAAACCAAAGAACCTGTCCACGAAGAAGAAATCAAAGAGACAGCTAAGGAAGAAGAAACCAAAGAAGCGGTTCAGGAAGAGATTGTggccaaagaagaagaaaccaaTGTGACAAAAGTTTCAACCTCTGAAGGTGATGAACAAAATGATATCAAATCTGAGCAGCAG GGACAATGA